A segment of the uncultured Desulfobulbus sp. genome:
GTTTGGCAACCACTCAGAGGTATATTCACAGGCTAAAAAAAGAAAACCGGGAAGTGCTGGCGGCACTACCCGGCTTGGTAGATTTCGAGAAAAATCCTTCAAAAGTCCTTTATGACGATTCTCAAAATTTAAAACAGTCTCTAAGTGACTGATATGAATGGCGTCCCCAACCGGATTTGAACCGGTGTTGCCGGCGTGAAAGGCCGGTGTCCTGGACCTGACTAGACGATGGGGACAGGTCACTAATTTTTGGTGGGTCGTGCGCGACTCGAACGCGCGACTCTCTGCTTAAAAGGCAGATACTCTACCGACTGAGTTAACGACCCGCCGTGTTTGGAGAGGCCTATTTACCATGTTCTCAGAGGCGTGTCAACTAAAAAAGTTGAGTTGAATGCTTTTTTTTACGTTTTTTGGGGTGAGGGGGAACATTATTTTCCAATATTCTTTGTGGTCACTGAACCATAATACCTGTACAATTCGTGTATATTGTGCCTGGAGTCATCCAGGTGGTCCATTAATACAGACAATAATCTTTTTAGGGAAATTATGGGGTTACTATCGGGTTCCGCATCGTTGACACGATTCCAGGTGACTGGTGAGCTGCCGGAGTCGTTCTGGGATTTTGCTGCAGAACGTATTGCGGCATTAAGTTTTAAGGATATCGACGACACCATGGATGAGTATTCCATCGGATGGGTGTCTGTGGCTGACATGTTTGATAGTTCCTTTGCCTACAGCTCCTATGCTGCGGGGGATTACATTACTTTGACCATGCGCGTCGATGAGCGCAAAGTGGCCCCAGCCGTGCTGAAGAAATACGTGATGAAGGAAGAAGAGCGGATTAAGCGTGAGAAGGAGCTACCAAAACTCAACCGCTCGGTGCGTTTGGAGATTAAAGAGCGGGTTCGTGCCGAGCTGGTTCGAAAATCTCCTCCTGTCCCCACGACCTACGATCTCTGCTGGAATCTGGCAGACAATACCTTGCTCTTTTTTTCCTCCAGTAAAAAGGCCATGGCCCTCTTGGAAGATCTCTTTAAAGAAACTTTTAATCTCTCCCTGATTTTGCAGATTCCCTGGTTGACCGGTTTACAAATGGTCGATGGGGAGGCCGCAGAAAAATACGAAGAGATGCGTCCTGCCGTTTTACTCTGATCTGAATTTCAGAACGTGCAGCCGCATCGACTGGTGTCGTTGCAGACAATGATGAGGTGTTGTGCGGTGATGCGTCACTGCCACGGATTTAGATACCTGATAGACTGACGTATGATGGAGGTACTATGAATAGTTCTTTGCTTGCAGCTCTTGGGGGTGTTGTCGTCCTTGTAATCGTAGTGATTTTTGTGCTGATTTCAAAAAAGAAATCTGGGCAAACCTCACCTGAGGAGCTCACGGAAAGCGAACAGCAAAGCTCCCCGGAGTCAGACGAATCGACTCCCCAAGAAGAAGTCTCAGCGCATATCAGTGGGGAAGAGGTGGAGAAAGAGCCTAGCCCTGCTCCTGTTACCCAGGAATCGGAGACCACTGACCAGGTCGGAGGGGATGCTGCTGGCCCAGAGTCATTGGTTGCTGAGCCAGAGCAGGAGATTGCTTCGATGGCTGAGGCACCAGCTGCAGAGCCGGTGTCTGCTGAAGAGGGTGTCGCTCTTGATACTGAGCCTGAA
Coding sequences within it:
- the rdgC gene encoding recombination-associated protein RdgC — its product is MGLLSGSASLTRFQVTGELPESFWDFAAERIAALSFKDIDDTMDEYSIGWVSVADMFDSSFAYSSYAAGDYITLTMRVDERKVAPAVLKKYVMKEEERIKREKELPKLNRSVRLEIKERVRAELVRKSPPVPTTYDLCWNLADNTLLFFSSSKKAMALLEDLFKETFNLSLILQIPWLTGLQMVDGEAAEKYEEMRPAVLL